Proteins from one Microbacterium proteolyticum genomic window:
- the rapZ gene encoding RNase adapter RapZ — protein sequence MQAARGAPGEVLIVTGMSGAGRSTVANALEDLDWYVVDNLPPRMLRPLLDLTERAGGAVPKVAVVVDVRGRSLFGDLPEAMRSLQADGQVRVVFLDASDAVLVRRFEAVRRPHPLQADGTILDGIRRERERLTPLREAADVVIDTSTYNVHQLSIRTVELFGEEGAARHTVTLMSFGFKYGLPTDVDLVADMRFLPNPFWNEELRPLTGEDPSVREYVLGQEGAREFLDAYAAALRPVLAGYERENKRHSVVAVGCTGGKHRSVVMARELAARLGELPGVAVRVTHRDLGRE from the coding sequence ATGCAGGCGGCACGGGGTGCGCCCGGCGAGGTGCTCATCGTCACCGGGATGTCGGGGGCCGGTCGTTCCACGGTCGCCAACGCCCTGGAGGATCTCGACTGGTACGTCGTCGACAATCTCCCGCCGCGGATGCTGCGTCCGCTCCTCGATCTCACCGAGCGCGCGGGCGGAGCGGTGCCGAAGGTGGCGGTCGTCGTGGACGTCCGGGGGCGTTCGCTGTTCGGCGACCTGCCCGAGGCCATGCGCTCGCTGCAGGCCGACGGGCAGGTCCGCGTGGTCTTCCTGGATGCCTCCGACGCGGTGCTCGTACGCCGGTTCGAGGCCGTGCGGCGTCCGCACCCGCTGCAGGCGGACGGCACGATCCTCGACGGCATCCGTCGCGAGCGCGAGCGGTTGACCCCGTTGCGCGAAGCGGCCGACGTCGTGATCGACACCTCGACGTACAACGTGCATCAGCTCTCGATCCGGACGGTCGAGCTGTTCGGTGAAGAGGGGGCCGCCCGCCACACCGTGACACTGATGAGCTTCGGCTTCAAATACGGACTGCCCACCGATGTCGACCTCGTCGCCGACATGCGGTTCCTCCCGAACCCGTTCTGGAACGAGGAGCTGCGGCCGCTGACCGGCGAGGATCCGTCCGTGCGGGAATACGTGCTCGGCCAGGAGGGCGCGCGGGAGTTCCTCGACGCCTACGCGGCGGCGCTGCGGCCCGTCCTCGCGGGGTACGAGCGCGAGAACAAGCGGCATTCGGTCGTCGCGGTCGGCTGCACCGGCGGCAAGCACCGCTCGGTCGTGATGGCCCGCGAACTGGCCGCGCGCCTCGGCGAGCTGCCCGGCGTCGCGGTCCGTGTGACTCACCGCGACCTCGGCCGCGAGTAG